One window of the Puntigrus tetrazona isolate hp1 chromosome 13, ASM1883169v1, whole genome shotgun sequence genome contains the following:
- the LOC122356515 gene encoding regulating synaptic membrane exocytosis protein 1-like isoform X14, translating into MWVCNKCRRQQDMLTKSGEWFPSPGPKAGELGSAVSEPAMCGDAVGEKKVRSRSQNPLDSSVSTAHDTQPHAPTDPRKGSSTGPADMSSLRSRSEPPQERKKTPAASDQNGKLGPRGERLRGLSKIHSEERDTGENRRESRRLMKTRSQEHDSPETRRTETEQKPPREQCRTDPNAPHHPAKLRPAEPDGRMHPKPREAGEMVQDNRGARRWADGRQASLEGQQQVYAPERTAGGTGVQGAPVVQGPPPKMNHTPQPPAPGFRVGPAMPAGPPELREPQEWDRKLQPSHLDPGSAALLRKSKRQKAESMLRNDSLSSDQSESLRPPPPRPYKSKRGGNKRQMSVSSSEEEAGSTPEYTSCEDVEIESVSERGDWECCPLDPTAWHHPVTWQPSKEGDHLIGRITLSKRSAMPKEAGALLGLKVVGGKITETGRLGAFIIKVKKGSLADVVGHLRAGDEVLQWNGKSLPGLTKKEVYNIILNSQTEPQVELIVSRPIGDIPRIPETSHPPLESTGSSSFESQKMERPSISVLSPSSPSGLRDAPQLLPGQLSVKMWYDKVGHQLIVNVLQAIDLPPRSDGRPRNPYVKMYFLPDRSDKSKRRTKTVKKSLEPKWNQTFVYSHVHRRDFREHMLEITVWDQPRIQDEESDFLGEILIELETALLDDKPHWYKLQTHDVSSIPLPNPSPYLPRRHGQTETPTKKLQRSQRITETDYDDGIGVVATATENRSRERDRERERDRDRDRDRATTLEVPDQTRPTQYRSRSVSPHRDEESRGRSRPANVPAQRSLDEVQHSRRSRSPTRYHDRARVEERDYVDDRSMRGRSAECLHTQRVQPHSSPAFSSSTAAPSSTRKVRQLPQVPAKSSSVEQALASEERTRQMKVRTFRTAAPSSTSQDLERTLKNKRELYKEQRRSCDNVSHKSSDSDVSDVSAISRASSASRISSTSYMSIQSERPRGRFSRHIRPSSRSMLKSTSVSGEIYTLERTDGSQSDTALGTLGSGGKKRRSSLSARVVAIVGIPSRRSRSTSQLSQTEAANKKAKGSSQIQRSQETGMAVEYPRNVMARQASRESTDGSMNSYSSEGNLIFSGMRLGADSQFSDFLDGLGPAQLVGRQTLATPAMGDVQIGLMDKKGQLEVEVIRARGLTPKPGSKSLPAPYVKVYLLENGACKAKKKTKIARKTLDPLYQQSLLFEESPQGKVLQVIVWGDYGRMDHKCFMGVAQIFLEELDLSSTVIGWYKLFPPSSLVDPTLAPLTRRASQTSLDSSGPPGIRS; encoded by the exons ATGTGGGTATGTAACAAGTGCCGAAGGCAACAGGATATGCTCACTAAATCAGGAGAGTGGTTTCCCAGTCCTGGGCCCAAGGCTGGAGAGCTTGGGTCAGCAGTGAGTGAACCGGCCATGTGTGGAGATGCCGTTGGGGAGAAGAAAGTGCGCTCTAGATCTCAGAACCCTCTCGACTCCTCCGTTTCCACTGCCCATGACACCCAGCCACATGCCCCGACCGACCCCAGAAAAGGCTCTTCCACTGGCCCAGCCGATATGTCGTCATTGCGCTCACGCAGTGAGCCTCCACAAGAAAG AAAAAAGACACCAGCAGCCTCTGATCAGAATGGCAAGCTAGGGCCAAGAGGTGAGAGGCTGCGAGGCCTATCCAAAATCCACTCCGAGGAGCGAGATACTGGAGAAAATCGGAGAGAAAGCCGAAGACTGATGAAGACTCGCTCTCAGGAGCACGACAGTCCTGAGACTAGGAGGACTGAGACGGAGCAGAAACCACCCAGGGAACAGTGCAGGACTGACCCAAATGCTCCTCATCATCCGGCCAAACTCCGGCCGGCGGAGCCTGATGGACGTATGCATCCTAAGCCGAGGGAGGCAGGGGAGATGGTGCAGGACAACAGAGGTGCACGGAGATGGGCAGATGGGCGGCAGGCCTCGCTGGAGGGCCAGCAGCAGGTCTACGCCCCAGAGAGGACCGCGGGGGGTACAGGTGTGCAAGGTGCACCTGTTGTGCAGGGTCCTCCTCCAAAAATGAACCACACCCCACAGCCGCCAGCTCCGGGGTTCAGGGTGGGCCCTGCCATGCCCGCAGGCCCACCTGAGCTCAGGGAGCCTCAGGAATGGGACAGGAAGTTGCAGCCGAGTCATCTGGACCCCGGTTCGGCTGCGCTGTTGCGGAAATCGAAACGACAAAAAGCAGAGAGCATGCTGCGCAATGATTCGCTCAGCTCTGACCAATCGGAATCTCTACGACCGCCCCCGCCCCGCCCCTACAAGAGCAAACGGGGAGGAAACAAGAGACAGATGTCTGTCAGCAGCTCAGAGGAAGAGGCGGGTTCGACACCGGAATACACCAGCTGTGAAGATGTGGAGATCGAGAGCGTCAGTGAGAGAG gggACTGGGAGTGCTGTCCATTGGACCCCACTGCGTGGCAT CATCCAGTTACATGGCAGCCCTCCAAGGAAGGTGATCATTTAATTGGCCGAATCACTTTGAGCAAGCGATCAGCCATGCCAAAAGAGGCTGGGGCTCTGCTAGGGCTAAAG GTGGTCGGGGGGAAGATTACAGAAACTGGGAGACTTGGGGCCTTCATCATCAAAGTCAAGAAAGGTAGTTTAGCTGATGTGGTGGGTCATCTACGGGCCG GTGATGAGGTGCTTCAGTGGAATGGTAAATCATTACCTGGATTAACCAAGAAAGAAGTTTACAATATCATCTTGAATTCCCAAACGGAACCACAAGTTGAGTTAATAGTATCAAGGCCAATAGG TGATATACCACGAATACCAGAAACATCACACCCTCCATTAGAATCTA CAGGTTCAAGTTCCTTCGAATCACAGAAGATGGAAAGACCCTCTATATCTGTCTTGTCCCCATCTAGCCCAAGTGGTCTTAGAGACGCCCCTCAGCTACTGCCCGGACAGCTGTCG GTGAAAATGTGGTATGACAAAGTCGGCCATCAGCTGATAGTGAACGTATTGCAGGCTATAGATCTGCCACCCAGATCAGATGGACGACCCAGAAACCCCTATGTCAAAATGTACTTCCTGCCCGATAGAAG CGATAAGAGCAAAAGAAGGACGAAGACGGTAAAGAAAAGTCTGGAGCCCAAGTGGAACCAGACATTTGTGTACTCTCATGTCCATCGCCGGGATTTCAGAGAACACATGCTGGAGATTACTGTGTGGGACCAACCCAGAATACAAGATGAGGAGAGCGACTTTCTGGGAGAA ATCCTAATTGAGCTGGAGACTGCCCTGCTGGATGACAAACCTCATTGGTACAAGCTGCAGACACATGACGTCTCTTCCATCCCACTGCCGAACCCATCTCCATACCTGCCCCGCAGACACGGACAAACAGAAACACCCACCAAAAAGCTCCAGC GCTCGCAGCGTATTACAGAAACTGATTATGATGATGGTATTGGTGTAGTCGCCACAG CTACAGAAAACCGAtcaagagaaagagacagagaaagagaacggGACAGAGACAGAGACCGAGACCGAGCAACAACATTAGAGGTTCCAGACCAGACCAGGCCAACTCAGTATCGCTCTCGGTCCGTGTCCCCACACAGAGACGAAGAGAGTAGGGGACGGTCCCGTCCAGCCAACGTCCCCGCACAGAG GAGTCTGGATGAGGTCCAGCACAGCCGGCGATCCCGTTCCCCGACACGCTACCACGATCGTGCCCGTGTGGAAGAGAGAGATTACGTAGATGACAG ATCAATGCGGGGTAGAAGCGCAGAGTGTCTGCACACCCAAAG GGTGCAGCCGCACTCCAGCCCCGCATTTTCCTCATCAACAGCGGCCCCTTCCTCGACACGCAAGGTTAGACAGCTTCCCCAGGTCCCCGCCAAAAGCAGCAGTGTAGAGCAAG CTCTCGCTTCAGAGGAGCGAACGCGGCAAATGAAAGTACGTACCTTCCGAACAGCAGCTCCATCCAGTACCAGCCAGGATCTGGAGAGGACGCTCAAGAATAAAAGAGAG CTTTATAAGGAGCAGCGACGGAGCTGTGACAATGTGTCCCATAAGTCCTCAGACAGTGATGTCAGTGACGTGTCAGCCATCTCTCGCGCCAGCAGTGCCTCGCGGATCAGTAGCACCAGCTACATGTCCATTCAATCAGAACGACCCAGGGGTCGCTTTAG CCGTCATATTCGTCCATCCAGCCGCAGCATGCTGAAGAGTACGAGCGTTAGTGGGGAAATCTACACTCTGGAGCGTACGGATGGCAGTCAGTCGGACACGGCTCTGGGAACACTGGGATCGGGAGGGAAAAAGCGCAGATCCAGCCTTAGCGCACGTGTAGTCGCCATCGTGGGCATTCCCTCCCGCCGCAGCAGGAGCACCTCTCAGCTCAGTCAGACAG AAGCAGCCAACAAGAAAGCAAAGGGATCCAGTCAGATCCAGCGCAGTCAGGAGACGGGAATGGCAGTGGAGTATCCCCGCAACGTCATGGCTCGCCAAGCCAGCCGAGAGTCCACTGATGGCAGCATGAACAGTTACAGCTCTGAGGGCAA TCTGATCTTCTCAGGGATGAGGTTAGGGGCTGACAGCCAGTTCAGTGACTTCCTTGATGGTCTTGGCCCTGCTCAGTTGGTGGGTAGACAAACTCTTGCCACTCCTGCTATGG GAGATGTTCAGATTGGACTGATGGACAAGAAAGGGCAGCTGGAAGTGGAGGTTATCAGGGCCCGTGGTCTTACACCTAAACCAGGTTCCAAGTCGCTGCCGG CTCCCTATGTCAAGGTCTATTTGCTGGAAAACGGAGCGTGCAAAGCCAAAAAGAAAACCAAGATTGCACGAAAAACGCTTGATCCCTTGTATCAGCAGTCGCTGCTGTTCGAGGAAAGTCCGCAGGGTAAAGTTCTCCAG GTAATAGTCTGGGGAGATTACGGCCGCATGGACCACAAATGTTTCATGGGAGTCGCCCAGATTTTTTTAGAGGAGCTGGATCTTTCTAGCACAGTGATCGGTTGGTACAAACTGTTTCCCCCTTCATCATTGGTCGACCCGACGTTAGCTCCTCTCACTCGTCGCGCTTCCCAGACCTCGCTGGACTCTTCAGGGCCACCAGGCATCAGGTCCTAG
- the LOC122356515 gene encoding regulating synaptic membrane exocytosis protein 1-like isoform X4, whose protein sequence is MWVCNKCRRQQDMLTKSGEWFPSPGPKAGELGSAVSEPAMCGDAVGEKKVRSRSQNPLDSSVSTAHDTQPHAPTDPRKGSSTGPADMSSLRSRSEPPQERKKTPAASDQNGKLGPRGERLRGLSKIHSEERDTGENRRESRRLMKTRSQEHDSPETRRTETEQKPPREQCRTDPNAPHHPAKLRPAEPDGRMHPKPREAGEMVQDNRGARRWADGRQASLEGQQQVYAPERTAGGTGVQGAPVVQGPPPKMNHTPQPPAPGFRVGPAMPAGPPELREPQEWDRKLQPSHLDPGSAALLRKSKRQKAESMLRNDSLSSDQSESLRPPPPRPYKSKRGGNKRQMSVSSSEEEAGSTPEYTSCEDVEIESVSERGDWECCPLDPTAWHHPVTWQPSKEGDHLIGRITLSKRSAMPKEAGALLGLKVVGGKITETGRLGAFIIKVKKGSLADVVGHLRAGDEVLQWNGKSLPGLTKKEVYNIILNSQTEPQVELIVSRPIGDIPRIPETSHPPLESTGSSSFESQKMERPSISVLSPSSPSGLRDAPQLLPGQLSVKMWYDKVGHQLIVNVLQAIDLPPRSDGRPRNPYVKMYFLPDRSDKSKRRTKTVKKSLEPKWNQTFVYSHVHRRDFREHMLEITVWDQPRIQDEESDFLGEILIELETALLDDKPHWYKLQTHDVSSIPLPNPSPYLPRRHGQTETPTKKLQRSQRITETDYDDGIGVVATATENRSRERDRERERDRDRDRDRATTLEVPDQTRPTQYRSRSVSPHRDEESRGRSRPANVPAQRSLDEVQHSRRSRSPTRYHDRARVEERDYVDDRSMRGRSAECLHTQSDLQPSLDRVRSASTNCLRPGSNSNSPERDRSTQSLPRTRPTSPRILIQHASPEDDSWVLEAMFPAQETVHHLSAKPDAQRQSRTLDKPSCQKLGKRISDSERVQPHSSPAFSSSTAAPSSTRKVRQLPQVPAKSSSVEQALASEERTRQMKVRTFRTAAPSSTSQDLERTLKNKRELYKEQRRSCDNVSHKSSDSDVSDVSAISRASSASRISSTSYMSIQSERPRGRFSRHIRPSSRSMLKSTSVSGEIYTLERTDGSQSDTALGTLGSGGKKRRSSLSARVVAIVGIPSRRSRSTSQLSQTEAANKKAKGSSQIQRSQETGMAVEYPRNVMARQASRESTDGSMNSYSSEGNLIFSGMRLGADSQFSDFLDGLGPAQLVGRQTLATPAMGDVQIGLMDKKGQLEVEVIRARGLTPKPGSKSLPAPYVKVYLLENGACKAKKKTKIARKTLDPLYQQSLLFEESPQGKVLQVIVWGDYGRMDHKCFMGVAQIFLEELDLSSTVIGWYKLFPPSSLVDPTLAPLTRRASQTSLDSSGPPGIRS, encoded by the exons ATGTGGGTATGTAACAAGTGCCGAAGGCAACAGGATATGCTCACTAAATCAGGAGAGTGGTTTCCCAGTCCTGGGCCCAAGGCTGGAGAGCTTGGGTCAGCAGTGAGTGAACCGGCCATGTGTGGAGATGCCGTTGGGGAGAAGAAAGTGCGCTCTAGATCTCAGAACCCTCTCGACTCCTCCGTTTCCACTGCCCATGACACCCAGCCACATGCCCCGACCGACCCCAGAAAAGGCTCTTCCACTGGCCCAGCCGATATGTCGTCATTGCGCTCACGCAGTGAGCCTCCACAAGAAAG AAAAAAGACACCAGCAGCCTCTGATCAGAATGGCAAGCTAGGGCCAAGAGGTGAGAGGCTGCGAGGCCTATCCAAAATCCACTCCGAGGAGCGAGATACTGGAGAAAATCGGAGAGAAAGCCGAAGACTGATGAAGACTCGCTCTCAGGAGCACGACAGTCCTGAGACTAGGAGGACTGAGACGGAGCAGAAACCACCCAGGGAACAGTGCAGGACTGACCCAAATGCTCCTCATCATCCGGCCAAACTCCGGCCGGCGGAGCCTGATGGACGTATGCATCCTAAGCCGAGGGAGGCAGGGGAGATGGTGCAGGACAACAGAGGTGCACGGAGATGGGCAGATGGGCGGCAGGCCTCGCTGGAGGGCCAGCAGCAGGTCTACGCCCCAGAGAGGACCGCGGGGGGTACAGGTGTGCAAGGTGCACCTGTTGTGCAGGGTCCTCCTCCAAAAATGAACCACACCCCACAGCCGCCAGCTCCGGGGTTCAGGGTGGGCCCTGCCATGCCCGCAGGCCCACCTGAGCTCAGGGAGCCTCAGGAATGGGACAGGAAGTTGCAGCCGAGTCATCTGGACCCCGGTTCGGCTGCGCTGTTGCGGAAATCGAAACGACAAAAAGCAGAGAGCATGCTGCGCAATGATTCGCTCAGCTCTGACCAATCGGAATCTCTACGACCGCCCCCGCCCCGCCCCTACAAGAGCAAACGGGGAGGAAACAAGAGACAGATGTCTGTCAGCAGCTCAGAGGAAGAGGCGGGTTCGACACCGGAATACACCAGCTGTGAAGATGTGGAGATCGAGAGCGTCAGTGAGAGAG gggACTGGGAGTGCTGTCCATTGGACCCCACTGCGTGGCAT CATCCAGTTACATGGCAGCCCTCCAAGGAAGGTGATCATTTAATTGGCCGAATCACTTTGAGCAAGCGATCAGCCATGCCAAAAGAGGCTGGGGCTCTGCTAGGGCTAAAG GTGGTCGGGGGGAAGATTACAGAAACTGGGAGACTTGGGGCCTTCATCATCAAAGTCAAGAAAGGTAGTTTAGCTGATGTGGTGGGTCATCTACGGGCCG GTGATGAGGTGCTTCAGTGGAATGGTAAATCATTACCTGGATTAACCAAGAAAGAAGTTTACAATATCATCTTGAATTCCCAAACGGAACCACAAGTTGAGTTAATAGTATCAAGGCCAATAGG TGATATACCACGAATACCAGAAACATCACACCCTCCATTAGAATCTA CAGGTTCAAGTTCCTTCGAATCACAGAAGATGGAAAGACCCTCTATATCTGTCTTGTCCCCATCTAGCCCAAGTGGTCTTAGAGACGCCCCTCAGCTACTGCCCGGACAGCTGTCG GTGAAAATGTGGTATGACAAAGTCGGCCATCAGCTGATAGTGAACGTATTGCAGGCTATAGATCTGCCACCCAGATCAGATGGACGACCCAGAAACCCCTATGTCAAAATGTACTTCCTGCCCGATAGAAG CGATAAGAGCAAAAGAAGGACGAAGACGGTAAAGAAAAGTCTGGAGCCCAAGTGGAACCAGACATTTGTGTACTCTCATGTCCATCGCCGGGATTTCAGAGAACACATGCTGGAGATTACTGTGTGGGACCAACCCAGAATACAAGATGAGGAGAGCGACTTTCTGGGAGAA ATCCTAATTGAGCTGGAGACTGCCCTGCTGGATGACAAACCTCATTGGTACAAGCTGCAGACACATGACGTCTCTTCCATCCCACTGCCGAACCCATCTCCATACCTGCCCCGCAGACACGGACAAACAGAAACACCCACCAAAAAGCTCCAGC GCTCGCAGCGTATTACAGAAACTGATTATGATGATGGTATTGGTGTAGTCGCCACAG CTACAGAAAACCGAtcaagagaaagagacagagaaagagaacggGACAGAGACAGAGACCGAGACCGAGCAACAACATTAGAGGTTCCAGACCAGACCAGGCCAACTCAGTATCGCTCTCGGTCCGTGTCCCCACACAGAGACGAAGAGAGTAGGGGACGGTCCCGTCCAGCCAACGTCCCCGCACAGAG GAGTCTGGATGAGGTCCAGCACAGCCGGCGATCCCGTTCCCCGACACGCTACCACGATCGTGCCCGTGTGGAAGAGAGAGATTACGTAGATGACAG ATCAATGCGGGGTAGAAGCGCAGAGTGTCTGCACACCCAAAG TGATCTACAGCCATCTCTTGACAGGGTTAGAAGTGCTAGTACCAACTGTCTGAGACCAGGTTCTAATTCCAATTCACCTGAACGAGACAG GAGCACCCAGTCTCTGCCCCGTACCAGACCCACGAGCCCCAGGATCCTAATTCAGCATGCCTCCCCAGAAGACGACAG CTGGGTTTTGGAGGCTATGTTCCCCGCTCAGGAGACAGTACACCACCTCAGTGCAAAGCCAGACGCAcagag GCAGTCGAGAACTCTGGACAAGCCTAGCTGTCAGAAACTTGGCAAGAGAATATCTGACAGTGAGCG GGTGCAGCCGCACTCCAGCCCCGCATTTTCCTCATCAACAGCGGCCCCTTCCTCGACACGCAAGGTTAGACAGCTTCCCCAGGTCCCCGCCAAAAGCAGCAGTGTAGAGCAAG CTCTCGCTTCAGAGGAGCGAACGCGGCAAATGAAAGTACGTACCTTCCGAACAGCAGCTCCATCCAGTACCAGCCAGGATCTGGAGAGGACGCTCAAGAATAAAAGAGAG CTTTATAAGGAGCAGCGACGGAGCTGTGACAATGTGTCCCATAAGTCCTCAGACAGTGATGTCAGTGACGTGTCAGCCATCTCTCGCGCCAGCAGTGCCTCGCGGATCAGTAGCACCAGCTACATGTCCATTCAATCAGAACGACCCAGGGGTCGCTTTAG CCGTCATATTCGTCCATCCAGCCGCAGCATGCTGAAGAGTACGAGCGTTAGTGGGGAAATCTACACTCTGGAGCGTACGGATGGCAGTCAGTCGGACACGGCTCTGGGAACACTGGGATCGGGAGGGAAAAAGCGCAGATCCAGCCTTAGCGCACGTGTAGTCGCCATCGTGGGCATTCCCTCCCGCCGCAGCAGGAGCACCTCTCAGCTCAGTCAGACAG AAGCAGCCAACAAGAAAGCAAAGGGATCCAGTCAGATCCAGCGCAGTCAGGAGACGGGAATGGCAGTGGAGTATCCCCGCAACGTCATGGCTCGCCAAGCCAGCCGAGAGTCCACTGATGGCAGCATGAACAGTTACAGCTCTGAGGGCAA TCTGATCTTCTCAGGGATGAGGTTAGGGGCTGACAGCCAGTTCAGTGACTTCCTTGATGGTCTTGGCCCTGCTCAGTTGGTGGGTAGACAAACTCTTGCCACTCCTGCTATGG GAGATGTTCAGATTGGACTGATGGACAAGAAAGGGCAGCTGGAAGTGGAGGTTATCAGGGCCCGTGGTCTTACACCTAAACCAGGTTCCAAGTCGCTGCCGG CTCCCTATGTCAAGGTCTATTTGCTGGAAAACGGAGCGTGCAAAGCCAAAAAGAAAACCAAGATTGCACGAAAAACGCTTGATCCCTTGTATCAGCAGTCGCTGCTGTTCGAGGAAAGTCCGCAGGGTAAAGTTCTCCAG GTAATAGTCTGGGGAGATTACGGCCGCATGGACCACAAATGTTTCATGGGAGTCGCCCAGATTTTTTTAGAGGAGCTGGATCTTTCTAGCACAGTGATCGGTTGGTACAAACTGTTTCCCCCTTCATCATTGGTCGACCCGACGTTAGCTCCTCTCACTCGTCGCGCTTCCCAGACCTCGCTGGACTCTTCAGGGCCACCAGGCATCAGGTCCTAG